The nucleotide sequence aATTATTTTAAGTCACTATTGTTCCCTAATTTTGAAGTTCTTCAATTCGATTCAGGTATTCAATTATGGAGCCAATCCTTTTTCATATCAATCAGCAGCAACCGGCCTATAAAAATATATCAATCCTGCACACTCTCCCACCACCTAGAAAAAAAGAAACGTCATCATGTGATACAGTAGCACTAATGTAGTACATGTAGCTACTGACGCAAAAAATTCCTCACATAAATATGGATTTCTTAGCAGATActctctccgtttcaaaatagatgactcaactttgtattaactttagtacaaagttgggtcatctattttggaacggatgaaGTACACCATAATCGAGAAGGGCTGACCAAATCATCAAACTATATAAAAAACACTCTATTGCTTTTGGGAAAGTCAAATtcctttaactttgaccaagtttagagccaaaaatctcaacatccacaatattaaacaaaaaaaatggaaatccatttcatgatgaatctaattatACCGATTTGGTATTATGGgttttgatatatttctctacaaatttgatcaaacttaaaaagGTTGGACGTTACAAAATGCAATacatcttatattttgaaacaTAATGAGTAATGTTTTAAGAAAACGAACAACACCAATGGCGCATCAAAACACGTCCAACCCTTCTAGTTCTAAATCATATTTCCTATGACATGAAAATATAGAGCAATCTGACATAAGCACTTGATTCCTTTTCTTTTACTTTGTTGTTCACTTGATGTTAGCTAGCCAACACGGGGAGTTCGCACGACGCGGTTGGATCTGTCCACTATGAGCCTAACACGATCCGTGCACTAGGCCATGGTCAGAAACTGGTTCTCTGGAACAACTGAACAAAAGAGGTCCGGCTTGCCTTTCCTGATGATCCTCTTGGccttgtccgccttgagaccaacAACACCAGGCCTTGAGCACCGCTGGTATTTCGTCATGTCTGCGTTGGTCGACCGCCTTATTTTTTTCCTTGTGTTGCCTTGTTCAACCTACACAGTCCGTGGATCAAGTTAAACTTTGGGCATCCCTCTAAATTTCGGCGCCAACTCAGATTTCAGGTTAGCTTCGTAACTAATACGGTCCGCTAAGAAATGGGTACATACATTGCTCGTATATTTTGCTCTGGTGATATAAAAAGTCTAACTAAACCTAGGTACTGACTGAGCCGGGTCGGATTTTGTGTTGGGCTTTGCAAATCCCGACCTTGAAATCCCAAGCCCGTGCCCGACCTAACCAACGGCCCAATTTATTTTTGCAACTTTAAATAAAAATATACCTATTTCTGGAACTAAATACTGCCATGTTATACCTATTTTTCTTATAATATCCCAAAAACATGGTTTACCATGCTTTCCCCCGAGCTACGGGCTTAAGTCCAACTGTGTGGGAAAGTGAGGCTTGAGCCCGACCCAGATGCCGGGCTTGTTGGTCCAGGCAACCCATGTTTGAGTTTAGGAAAAACTCACAAGATGGCTTATATTTCCGCAATTTGATGAACAAATCATACATACCTTCTCTTCTTTCGATTCCAATGATGATGATGCGGTAACTTCGGCAACCGGATCCGACTCCTCAGTTTCAACAAGGTCTAGTAGGGGGCAGAGAAGTTGAGATTATGTCAAACATGTATGGAAAATTAAATAGTGCTTCGAATCAAATGTTTACCTGTGCGAGGGTCCAGGGGCGCCCTAGCTGGTCCCAACGAAGCTCCTTCTGCGGGCTCCCCCATTAGGTAGGAATTATGACGGTTCCTTTGTAtataaaaaattaaaaagaaatagTAGTACTCCTTAAagaaatatatatagatgcattttgatgatgaaaaagcttttatatttttttacagaGAGAGTAGTAGATACCATTATACCTAAAGATAAGCATTTGTTAGTCAATTAGCTAGACACGGCTAATGAAGGTGGACTTGCGGCGCTTAGATTTTACTATGGAcgacatacgaatgtatatagatgtattttaaagtgtagattcactcactttgctctgtatatagttcatagtgaaatctctacaaagatatatatatttaggaacgaagggagtactactctCGGATTCGACAGATTGAGAGAGACCAAATGCTTGGCTGCGCGTATATAGTCCATTAATCGATCCAACGTCGAATCTACACAGCCTTGGACAATACTACGTACAACGTACACGGCTGCTAGCCATGCATCGACGGATCGGCCGGCAGCCACTAACTAGTTTATATAAGACAAGGAGAATTCAGTGAGAGAAGGAGATGAGCACACCGTCGTATACGTACCTTACGTCGATGGATAACGGAGAAAGAAGAACGTACGGCGGCGGGAGGTGGTGGAAAGGAACGGAGGAAATAGATGGCCGTGGCCGTGTATTTATAGTGAGTCACCTCTGGATTAGGGCTAATCGTTTGGTTAAATCCTATCCATCTGTGCCGTCCGGGTGAGATCCGAAATTGATGTATTTCCCTTTGCCACGTTCGTGTTTATTTCCCAATGGTAGTCTGTCTCGATCCGAACAGAACCGACCAAGAACCCTCTTTTTTATAAGCCGAGGCAGGGAGGAACCAACCCAGGAGCAGATTGATCGATTCTCATCTCAAGTTTCAATTTACTATCGATTCAAGAGGTGGCCAACTGGCCATGGATCGACTGCTACCCGACGGCGTGCTCGTGGACATCCTCTGCCGTCTCCACCCGCGCAGCCTCGCCATTTCATGTTGCGTCTGCAAGTGTCCagggccggctgggggggggggggggggggcatcatcAGATACATATAAGACTATACATCTATTTGGCGGAAAAAAAATGAATCAGTACAGGCCCAGCCCAATTACGGGAGAGGAAAAGGCACGACGCCTGGCATTACTACATCGATCGATTGAATCGCATCTCAGCATCTGCGTCTGGTCCTGGTCGCCTCGGGGGCATCTATGTTATACGTCTCAGAATAACAAAATATGATCGGATATGCGTACATATATATTATCTATATAAGGGCCTTTTTTTCAACTTGGCCAAGGGCCCCGAAAAACATAGAGCCGGCCCTGCAAGTGTCTCCGCAACATCGTCgacgatcaccgcctgctgcatatGCGGACCTCCTCCCGCTGTGGCTGGACAAGCTTTGAAGATCCAAACATTACACAAGTACAGTAAATTAGGCTCAGTTACAAGGAATACACCTGTTGAAGGTACAAACATGTAGCTATTTCATTGCCACCCTAATGTTTTGCTCTCATCATTTGAATTTTATGCTGGTCTCATGCAGTATATAACTGCTATTTTAACTCTACTGTACACAGCCTGATGTATGAcgtcataataagaaaataaaaaagaattaaGCATTGGTGATTTATTTGCCTGGCAGGAAGCTGGAATAGAAATTGAGCCTATGTCTGACCTCAACAGAAATTGTACCTAATTTTGTGCGTATGTTGTCATGCTTAGGGGGCACTGGGCCGAATCCAGGGACACGGTGCGTCCCATCGGACCCGTTGCAACATACGGGCTATTTTGCTAGTGTTTTGTAAAATAAGATACTTTGGTCCATAATTTACAATGCTAATTTAGGCACTGCCACCAAATGGTTTGGGAGGCTCTTAAAATTGTTTGGGATTTTTCTAAACTTAAAATGCAATTAAATATTATATTGGCCCCCGGTTTTACTTTATTTTTGGGCattaaaccattttataaaatgttGTTTTCTATATGGTAAATACTTAGTGAATTTTTGCAACTTATCGAATATTTTTTTACTAAtcgaagaaat is from Triticum aestivum cultivar Chinese Spring chromosome 1B, IWGSC CS RefSeq v2.1, whole genome shotgun sequence and encodes:
- the LOC123148411 gene encoding uncharacterized protein; this translates as MGEPAEGASLGPARAPLDPRTDLVETEESDPVAEVTASSSLESKEEKVEQGNTRKKIRRSTNADMTKYQRCSRPGVVGLKADKAKRIIRKGKPDLFCSVVPENQFLTMA